In Variovorax paradoxus, a single genomic region encodes these proteins:
- the glnE gene encoding bifunctional [glutamate--ammonia ligase]-adenylyl-L-tyrosine phosphorylase/[glutamate--ammonia-ligase] adenylyltransferase — protein sequence MTASIQRGSTETSISVNQLPATSTQTAFSSYSRFVQRLRRRYAAELSLLPPGAPRRESMTVAYEALRLRGDSVGDALRIVRQLVMERLVTLDCDEQAPLAVVTTAVTELAELALDIACQDACHELDAVHGAPLGPDGQRAQLWIVGMGKLGARELNVSSDIDLIYLYDLDGETRGDADGRGRLSNQEYFARAVKRIYALVGDITEHGFVFRVDLALRPNGNSGPSVVSLDALEEYFQVQGREWERFAWMKSRVVAPRDVVQAGQAQSLRGAVLPFVFRRYLDYSVFDSLRVLHRQIRDQSARRSAGRPERANDVKLSRGGIREIEFTVQLLQVVRGGQFPELRTRPTLDALQRLARANLMPQETADTLAAAYEFLRRVEHRIQYLDDQQTHVLPVADDDLRWIAQTLGYADCCAFLAQLDTHREFVAQEFDKLLGGEKPCNGKCSGKKAAAPAELADLLDDLPQVFAERIRDWCEQPRVLALREETRVRLRQLVQRTGVWLKEADGDGPGQTPRHVDAAMRWADWIEPLMRRESYLALLVERPAVQERLLRLLGAARWPARYLMQHPGVIDELASDEMLSGRFVAAEFERELEARHASLTRTGEADEERLLNLLRHAHHAEVFRTLARDVDGRITVEQVADDLSALADTTLRVTARWCWPHVRNRHREVPQFAIIGYGKLGGKELGYGSDLDIVFVYDDSDERAGEVYAAYVRKLINWLTVKTREGDLFEIDTALRPNGNSGLLTTSFEAYEKYQLGRGSNTAWTWEHQAMTRARFVLGSADHGAELGARFDQVREAVLVAPRDREALKAEIIAMREKLRGARPVKAGRFDVKHSPGGMVDAEFAVQFLVLSSSGEHPELIPNVGNIALLLRAELAGLLPEGVGRSAARAYRELRRVQHRARLNEEPTQVTPPALAAERDAMLALWKAVFG from the coding sequence ATGACCGCCAGCATTCAGAGGGGTTCCACGGAAACCAGCATCAGTGTGAACCAGTTGCCAGCCACTTCGACGCAAACAGCGTTCTCTTCCTACTCACGCTTCGTGCAGCGCCTGCGTCGCAGGTATGCGGCCGAGCTTTCATTGCTTCCCCCTGGCGCGCCGCGGCGCGAATCGATGACGGTGGCTTACGAGGCATTGCGCCTGCGTGGGGACAGCGTCGGCGATGCCCTGAGGATTGTGCGGCAGCTCGTGATGGAGCGGCTTGTAACTCTTGATTGCGACGAGCAGGCGCCGCTGGCCGTGGTGACCACCGCGGTCACCGAGCTGGCCGAGCTGGCCCTGGACATCGCGTGCCAGGACGCCTGCCACGAGCTCGACGCCGTGCACGGCGCGCCGCTCGGCCCCGATGGCCAGCGCGCGCAGCTGTGGATCGTGGGCATGGGCAAGCTCGGCGCGCGCGAGCTCAACGTGTCGAGCGACATCGACCTGATCTACCTCTACGACCTGGACGGCGAGACCCGGGGCGACGCCGACGGGCGCGGCCGGCTGTCCAACCAGGAGTACTTCGCGCGGGCTGTGAAGCGCATCTATGCGCTGGTGGGCGACATCACCGAGCACGGCTTCGTGTTCCGCGTCGACCTGGCCCTGCGGCCCAACGGCAACTCGGGCCCGAGCGTGGTTTCGCTCGACGCGCTGGAAGAATATTTCCAGGTGCAGGGCCGCGAGTGGGAGCGCTTTGCCTGGATGAAGAGCCGCGTGGTGGCCCCGCGCGACGTGGTGCAGGCCGGCCAGGCCCAATCGCTGCGCGGCGCGGTGCTGCCCTTCGTGTTCCGCCGCTACCTCGACTACAGCGTGTTCGATTCGCTGCGCGTGCTGCACCGGCAGATCCGCGACCAGTCGGCCCGCCGCAGCGCCGGACGGCCCGAGCGGGCCAACGACGTGAAGCTGTCGCGCGGCGGCATCCGCGAGATCGAGTTCACCGTGCAGCTGCTGCAGGTGGTGCGCGGCGGCCAGTTCCCCGAACTGCGCACGCGGCCCACGCTCGACGCGCTGCAGCGCCTGGCGCGCGCCAACCTGATGCCGCAGGAAACCGCCGATACGCTGGCCGCGGCCTACGAGTTCCTGCGCCGCGTGGAGCACCGCATCCAGTACCTCGACGACCAGCAGACCCATGTGCTGCCGGTGGCCGACGACGACCTGCGCTGGATTGCCCAGACCCTCGGCTATGCCGACTGCTGCGCCTTCCTCGCGCAGCTCGACACCCACCGCGAGTTCGTCGCGCAGGAGTTCGACAAGCTGCTCGGCGGCGAGAAGCCGTGCAACGGCAAGTGCAGCGGCAAGAAGGCCGCGGCGCCCGCCGAGCTGGCCGACCTGCTCGACGACCTGCCGCAGGTCTTTGCCGAACGCATCCGCGACTGGTGCGAGCAGCCCCGCGTGCTGGCCCTGCGCGAAGAAACCCGCGTGCGGCTGCGTCAGCTGGTGCAGCGCACCGGCGTGTGGCTCAAGGAGGCCGACGGCGACGGGCCGGGGCAGACCCCGCGCCATGTCGATGCGGCCATGCGCTGGGCCGACTGGATCGAACCGCTGATGCGCCGCGAGAGCTACCTGGCACTGCTGGTCGAGCGGCCGGCCGTGCAGGAGCGCCTGCTACGCCTGCTGGGCGCGGCCCGCTGGCCTGCGCGCTACCTGATGCAGCACCCCGGCGTCATCGACGAACTGGCGAGCGACGAAATGCTCTCCGGCCGCTTCGTGGCCGCCGAGTTCGAGCGTGAGCTCGAGGCGCGCCATGCCTCGCTCACCCGCACCGGCGAGGCCGACGAAGAGCGCCTGCTGAACCTGCTGCGCCACGCGCACCATGCCGAGGTGTTCCGCACGCTGGCGCGCGACGTGGACGGCCGCATCACCGTCGAGCAGGTGGCCGACGACCTGAGCGCGCTGGCAGACACCACGCTGCGCGTGACCGCCCGCTGGTGCTGGCCGCATGTGCGCAACCGCCATCGCGAAGTGCCGCAGTTCGCGATCATCGGCTACGGCAAGCTGGGCGGCAAGGAACTGGGCTACGGCAGCGACCTCGACATCGTGTTCGTCTACGACGACAGCGACGAGCGCGCCGGCGAGGTCTATGCGGCCTACGTGCGCAAGCTCATCAACTGGCTCACGGTGAAGACGCGCGAAGGCGACCTCTTCGAGATCGACACCGCGCTGCGCCCCAACGGCAACTCCGGCCTGCTGACCACCAGCTTCGAGGCCTACGAGAAGTACCAGCTTGGCCGCGGCAGCAACACGGCGTGGACCTGGGAGCACCAGGCCATGACGCGCGCGCGCTTCGTGCTGGGCAGCGCGGACCACGGCGCCGAACTCGGCGCGCGCTTCGACCAGGTGCGCGAGGCCGTGCTGGTCGCACCGCGCGACCGCGAGGCGCTGAAGGCCGAGATCATCGCAATGCGCGAGAAGCTGCGCGGCGCGCGGCCGGTGAAGGCCGGCCGCTTCGACGTGAAGCACAGCCCCGGCGGCATGGTCGATGCCGAGTTCGCAGTGCAGTTCCTGGTGCTGTCGTCCTCGGGCGAGCACCCCGAGCTGATTCCGAACGTGGGCAACATCGCGCTGCTGCTGCGCGCCGAACTGGCCGGGCTGCTGCCCGAAGGCGTGGGCCGCAGCGCGGCGCGGGCCTATCGAGAGCTGCGCCGCGTGCAGCATCGCGCGCGCCTGAACGAAGAACCGACGCAAGTCACCCCGCCCGCATTGGCCGCCGAACGCGACGCCATGCTGGCGCTCTGGAAGGCGGTATTTGGCTGA
- a CDS encoding RNA polymerase sigma-70 factor codes for MDDATLTFNRHRPRLQGIAYRMLGSVAEAEEVVQDAWLRWHEAAKNTLDSAEAWLVTVVTRLSIDRLRAAKVQREHYIGAWMPEPTLTDASDSPATPEQLLERADNISVAFLAVLERLAPEARAAFLLREVFDADYDEVARTLGKSEAACRQLVHRAKAQVQEGRPRFSVPRETHERLLRAFADAAARGSLQGLKALMAEDAELIGDGGGKVQTFSKSLHGSQRVAQLYFSLWRRMGPAVRMEIVDINGEPGMLRFLDGELESAQTFEIEDGRIVRIRAQRNPDKLARIASLFSSK; via the coding sequence ATGGACGACGCCACCCTCACTTTCAACCGCCACCGCCCTCGCCTGCAGGGCATCGCCTACCGCATGCTCGGCTCGGTCGCCGAGGCGGAAGAAGTCGTGCAGGACGCCTGGCTGCGCTGGCACGAAGCCGCCAAGAACACGCTGGACAGCGCCGAAGCCTGGCTCGTGACGGTCGTCACGCGCCTGTCGATCGACCGGCTGCGCGCCGCCAAGGTCCAGCGCGAGCACTACATCGGCGCCTGGATGCCCGAGCCCACGCTCACTGATGCATCCGACTCCCCGGCAACGCCGGAGCAGCTGCTCGAGCGGGCCGACAACATCTCCGTCGCCTTCCTGGCCGTGCTCGAGCGCCTGGCCCCCGAGGCCCGCGCCGCTTTCCTGCTGCGCGAGGTGTTCGATGCCGACTACGACGAAGTCGCCCGCACCCTCGGCAAGAGCGAGGCCGCCTGCCGGCAGCTGGTGCACCGCGCCAAGGCCCAGGTGCAGGAAGGGCGCCCCCGCTTCAGCGTGCCGCGCGAAACCCACGAGCGCCTTCTGCGCGCCTTTGCCGATGCCGCCGCGCGCGGCAGCCTGCAAGGCCTGAAGGCGCTGATGGCCGAAGACGCCGAGCTCATCGGCGACGGCGGCGGCAAGGTGCAGACCTTCAGCAAGAGCCTGCACGGCAGCCAGCGCGTGGCGCAGCTTTACTTTTCACTCTGGCGTCGCATGGGTCCGGCGGTGCGCATGGAAATTGTCGATATCAACGGCGAGCCGGGCATGCTGCGCTTTCTCGACGGCGAGCTCGAGTCGGCCCAGACCTTCGAGATCGAAGACGGCCGCATCGTGCGCATCCGCGCGCAGCGCAACCCCGACAAGCTGGCGCGCATCGCCAGCCTTTTTTCTTCGAAATAG
- a CDS encoding YhdP family protein — MNDTASTPSRLLKITAVTARWLLGLLIAAWLLLALSVVVLHAWIVPRIGDFRGALEAQASKAIGVPVRIGSITARSEGLFPAFELRDVVLQDSDKREALRLVRVVASVSPRSLWRLNFEQLYIEGPQLDVRRDTQGKLHVAGLHMDTETSGETRGADWFFAQRELVIEGGTVRWTDEQRQAEPLLLTDVRFVARNTGLRHGVRLDATPPAGWGERFTLRGQFRQPLLSMRSGHWQTWDGQLYADLPYIDVTRLGQYVSLDARIREGNGALRVWADVDDGQIVGGAADLGLDKVDVSLDKGLQPLVLRGVTGRLSGQLTADTLEFATTALQFDTSDGLRWPGGNLWLQHTPAKGRTPEHGALRADRLDLAALALIADRLPLGEASHRMLDAYAPRGLVEHIDLNWQGTLGAPDRYQAKGRVSGLRVASQPGTAPQPAPATPPAPAATTTTANAGASAAPPKVHAGTPGLSGATVDFDATHAGGTATLAIAQGTLEFPGVFEEPVIPIDRLSAQLQWKLDNGNAQLQVSKLRFANVDAEGDAEASWRTSNPATSSSKGHYPGVLDLQGKLTRADGTRVFRYLPLDIPQHTRDYVRDAVTKGTASSVDFRVRGDLHDMPFLDPKLGEFRIVAKVADVDYAYSPPHVPATPARNGKPPAVWPPLTALSGELVFERDSMLVRNARGRLAGTAGVEVTKAEAHIPELSHHAPQLRVDAQAKGPLAEVLRVGAPLAGLETGGVGEIMQRARATGSADYKLHLDMPLAAMDNTKVQASVTLADNELQIVPEAPSFSQTRGTLNFTETGFTLAGVQARLLGGDIRIEGRGRFSGPNREVALKAQGTATADGLRGAREVDWLARLAKSATGSTPFAATFSTRDGTPEFSLTSSLQGLALQLPPPLMKTAEEQMPLRVEKKVLAREARQGAANLGAATQDQLSFDLARVGSVQYVRDLAGGEARVSRGSIGIGLAPGETASLPDKGVFANINVGKLDMGALQSLAGDAIGASTGTEAAERPDDTSLLAYLPTRIAVRAQQLGIAGRTLHNVVLGGTRDGTLWRANIDATELSGYAEYSHTQAGRLYARLARLKIAPSEATQVETLLDEQPGTLPALDIVVDDFELFGKRLGRAEIDAVNRGGAGREWALNKLAFNTPDASFSAKGSWAAIPGAAAGQRRTAMSFKLEIVDAGDLLTRFGMPGVLRRGRGRLEGDVNWRGSPFSLDYPSLGGQLQVDVEQGQFLKADPGLAKLLGVLSLQALPRRLTLDFRDVFSQGFAFDFIRGDAKINKGIASTNNLQMKGVNAAALMDGSADIVRETQDLRVVVVPEINAGTAALVATAINPAVGLGTFLAQWVLSKPLSAAATQEFHIEGTWADPKIAKVPRSLQLLPQGIPHMPGLPSTPTADEGKKTETTQ, encoded by the coding sequence ATGAACGACACGGCGTCTACCCCTTCACGTCTGCTCAAAATCACCGCTGTGACGGCGCGCTGGCTGCTGGGTCTGTTGATCGCTGCATGGCTTCTGCTGGCGCTGTCAGTCGTTGTCCTACACGCGTGGATTGTGCCGCGAATCGGTGATTTTCGCGGGGCTCTCGAGGCACAGGCTAGCAAGGCCATCGGCGTGCCGGTCCGCATCGGCTCGATCACCGCCCGCTCCGAAGGGCTTTTCCCGGCCTTCGAATTGCGCGACGTGGTGCTGCAGGACAGCGACAAGCGCGAGGCCCTTCGCCTCGTGCGCGTGGTGGCCAGCGTGTCGCCGCGTTCGCTCTGGCGCCTCAATTTCGAGCAGCTTTACATCGAGGGTCCGCAGCTCGACGTGCGCCGCGACACTCAGGGAAAACTCCATGTGGCTGGTTTGCACATGGACACCGAAACGAGCGGAGAGACCCGCGGCGCCGACTGGTTTTTCGCGCAGCGCGAGCTGGTCATCGAAGGCGGCACCGTGCGCTGGACCGACGAGCAGCGCCAGGCCGAACCCCTGCTGCTGACCGACGTGCGCTTCGTCGCGCGCAACACCGGCCTGCGCCACGGCGTGCGGCTCGACGCCACGCCGCCGGCCGGCTGGGGCGAGCGCTTCACGCTGCGCGGCCAGTTCCGCCAGCCGCTGCTGTCGATGCGCAGCGGCCACTGGCAGACCTGGGATGGCCAGCTCTATGCCGACCTGCCCTACATCGATGTGACCCGGCTCGGGCAGTACGTGTCGCTCGACGCCCGCATCCGCGAAGGCAACGGCGCGCTGCGCGTGTGGGCCGACGTGGACGACGGCCAGATCGTCGGCGGCGCGGCCGACCTGGGGCTCGACAAGGTCGACGTCTCGCTCGACAAGGGACTGCAGCCGCTGGTGCTGCGCGGCGTCACCGGCCGGCTGTCGGGCCAACTCACCGCGGACACGCTCGAGTTCGCGACCACCGCGCTGCAGTTCGACACCAGCGACGGCCTGCGCTGGCCCGGCGGCAACCTGTGGCTGCAGCACACGCCCGCCAAGGGCCGCACGCCCGAGCACGGCGCGTTGCGCGCCGACCGGCTCGACCTCGCGGCGTTGGCCCTCATCGCCGACCGGCTGCCGTTGGGCGAAGCCTCGCATCGCATGCTCGATGCCTATGCGCCGCGCGGCCTGGTCGAGCACATCGACCTCAACTGGCAGGGCACCCTGGGCGCCCCCGACCGCTACCAGGCCAAGGGCCGCGTGAGCGGCCTGCGCGTGGCTTCGCAGCCCGGCACGGCGCCACAACCGGCACCCGCCACCCCGCCGGCTCCGGCCGCCACCACGACGACGGCCAATGCCGGTGCCTCGGCGGCCCCTCCGAAGGTCCATGCCGGCACCCCCGGCCTGAGCGGCGCCACCGTCGACTTCGACGCCACCCACGCGGGCGGCACCGCCACGCTGGCCATCGCGCAGGGCACGCTCGAATTTCCGGGCGTGTTCGAGGAGCCCGTCATCCCCATCGACCGGCTCTCGGCCCAGCTGCAGTGGAAGCTCGACAACGGCAATGCGCAGCTGCAAGTCTCCAAGCTGCGCTTCGCCAACGTCGACGCCGAGGGCGACGCCGAAGCCAGTTGGCGCACCAGCAACCCCGCCACCTCCAGCAGCAAGGGCCACTACCCCGGCGTGCTCGACCTGCAGGGCAAGCTGACCCGTGCCGACGGCACGCGCGTGTTCCGCTACCTGCCGCTCGACATTCCCCAGCACACGCGCGACTACGTGCGCGATGCCGTCACCAAGGGCACCGCCAGCAGCGTCGACTTCCGCGTGCGCGGCGACCTGCACGACATGCCCTTCCTGGACCCGAAGCTGGGCGAATTCCGCATCGTGGCCAAGGTGGCCGACGTCGACTACGCCTATTCGCCGCCCCATGTGCCGGCCACCCCGGCGCGCAACGGCAAGCCGCCGGCCGTGTGGCCGCCGCTCACCGCGCTGTCGGGCGAACTGGTGTTCGAGCGCGACAGCATGCTGGTGCGCAATGCGCGCGGCCGCCTGGCCGGCACCGCCGGCGTCGAGGTGACCAAGGCCGAGGCGCACATCCCGGAGCTGTCGCACCATGCGCCGCAACTGCGCGTCGATGCCCAGGCCAAGGGCCCGCTGGCCGAGGTGCTGCGCGTTGGGGCGCCGCTGGCCGGTCTCGAGACGGGGGGTGTCGGCGAAATCATGCAGCGTGCGCGCGCCACCGGCTCGGCCGACTACAAGCTGCACCTGGACATGCCGCTCGCGGCCATGGACAACACCAAGGTGCAGGCCAGCGTGACGCTGGCCGACAACGAGCTGCAGATCGTGCCCGAGGCACCGTCGTTCTCGCAGACCAGGGGCACGCTCAACTTCACCGAGACCGGCTTCACGCTGGCCGGCGTGCAGGCAAGGCTGCTGGGCGGCGACATCCGCATCGAAGGCCGCGGCCGCTTCTCCGGCCCCAACCGCGAGGTCGCGCTCAAGGCGCAGGGCACAGCCACGGCCGACGGCCTGCGCGGCGCGCGCGAGGTCGACTGGCTCGCCCGCCTTGCGAAGAGCGCGACCGGCAGCACGCCCTTCGCCGCCACCTTCTCGACGCGCGACGGCACGCCCGAGTTCTCGCTCACCAGCAGCCTGCAGGGCCTGGCGCTGCAGCTGCCGCCGCCGCTCATGAAGACCGCCGAAGAGCAGATGCCGCTGCGCGTCGAAAAGAAAGTGCTGGCGCGCGAAGCCCGCCAGGGCGCCGCCAACCTGGGCGCGGCCACGCAGGACCAGCTCTCGTTCGACCTCGCCCGGGTCGGCTCGGTGCAGTACGTGCGCGACCTGGCCGGCGGCGAGGCGCGCGTGTCGCGCGGCAGCATCGGCATCGGACTGGCGCCGGGCGAAACCGCCAGCCTGCCCGACAAGGGCGTGTTCGCGAACATCAACGTCGGCAAGCTCGACATGGGCGCCTTGCAGTCGCTGGCCGGCGACGCCATCGGAGCCAGCACCGGCACGGAAGCCGCCGAGCGGCCCGACGACACCTCGCTGCTGGCCTACCTGCCCACGCGCATCGCGGTGCGCGCGCAGCAACTGGGCATCGCGGGCCGCACGCTGCACAACGTGGTGCTCGGCGGCACGCGCGACGGCACGCTCTGGCGCGCCAATATCGACGCCACCGAACTCAGCGGCTATGCCGAGTACAGCCACACGCAGGCCGGCCGTCTTTATGCGCGACTCGCGCGGCTGAAGATCGCGCCGTCCGAGGCCACGCAGGTCGAGACCCTGCTCGACGAACAGCCCGGCACCTTGCCCGCCCTGGACATCGTGGTCGACGACTTCGAGCTGTTCGGCAAGCGCCTGGGCCGCGCCGAGATCGATGCCGTCAACCGCGGTGGGGCGGGTCGCGAATGGGCGCTCAACAAGCTGGCTTTCAACACGCCCGATGCCAGCTTCTCGGCCAAGGGCAGCTGGGCGGCCATTCCCGGCGCCGCGGCCGGCCAGCGCCGCACCGCAATGAGCTTCAAGCTCGAGATCGTCGACGCCGGCGACCTGCTCACCCGCTTCGGCATGCCGGGCGTGCTGCGGCGCGGGCGCGGCCGGCTCGAAGGCGACGTCAACTGGCGCGGTTCGCCGTTCTCGCTCGACTACCCGAGCCTGGGCGGGCAGCTGCAGGTCGACGTCGAGCAGGGACAGTTCCTCAAGGCCGATCCCGGCCTGGCCAAGCTGCTCGGCGTGCTGAGCCTGCAGGCCCTGCCCAGGCGGCTCACGCTTGACTTCCGCGATGTGTTCAGCCAAGGCTTCGCCTTCGACTTCATCCGCGGCGACGCGAAGATCAACAAGGGCATCGCCAGCACCAACAACCTGCAGATGAAGGGCGTGAACGCCGCCGCGCTGATGGACGGCTCGGCCGACATCGTGCGCGAGACGCAAGACCTGCGCGTGGTGGTGGTGCCCGAGATCAACGCCGGCACCGCCGCGCTGGTGGCCACCGCCATCAATCCGGCGGTCGGGCTCGGCACCTTCCTGGCCCAGTGGGTGCTGAGCAAGCCGCTGTCGGCCGCGGCCACCCAGGAGTTCCATATCGAAGGCACCTGGGCCGACCCCAAAATAGCGAAGGTGCCGCGCTCGCTGCAGCTGCTGCCCCAGGGCATTCCCCACATGCCCGGGCTGCCCAGCACGCCGACCGCGGACGAAGGCAAGAAAACGGAGACCACGCAATGA
- a CDS encoding carboxymuconolactone decarboxylase family protein, producing the protein MHSNLRLNWSKLAPKSFEAFLSVNATLESSTLGKVLIDLVFARVSQINGCAYCLDMHVRDLRKHGEQWQRINSLSTWREVSFYSERERAALAWAESLTRLADRHDERDAEFAALKANFNDQEIAELSVAIAQINSWNRLGVGMRLPVAAKALD; encoded by the coding sequence ATGCACAGCAACCTGCGCCTCAACTGGTCCAAGCTGGCCCCGAAGTCCTTCGAGGCCTTTCTTTCGGTCAACGCCACGCTCGAGTCGAGCACGCTCGGCAAGGTGCTGATCGACCTTGTCTTCGCCCGCGTCTCGCAGATCAACGGCTGCGCCTACTGCCTCGACATGCATGTGCGCGACCTGCGCAAGCATGGCGAGCAATGGCAGCGCATCAACAGCCTGTCGACCTGGCGCGAAGTGAGCTTCTACAGCGAGCGCGAGCGTGCCGCGCTGGCCTGGGCCGAGTCGCTCACGCGGCTGGCCGACCGCCACGACGAACGCGATGCCGAGTTCGCCGCGCTCAAGGCCAACTTCAACGACCAGGAAATCGCCGAACTCTCGGTGGCGATTGCGCAGATCAACAGCTGGAACCGCCTGGGCGTCGGCATGCGCCTGCCGGTCGCGGCCAAGGCGCTGGACTGA
- a CDS encoding ferritin-like domain-containing protein, with protein MLYPELFRQLESVRWDMDKDIPWQSFDASLLTEEQAQTIKMNAITEWAALPATEMFLRDNRHDSDFSAFMSIWFFEEQKHSLVLMEYLKRFSPKHAPTEAELHEVRFDFDPAPPLETLMLHFCGEIRLNHWYRRAAQWHTEPVIKHIYTTLSQDEARHGGAYLRYMKRAMEKFGDEARSAFTKVGVLMASARRTAQALHPTNLHVNKALFPNDTIQSRMPDPDWLEHWLDKQIKFDAVWETKVGERILHNLSLLMNRSFKTVQELNRYRKELAASLGPKPEYQGA; from the coding sequence ATGCTCTATCCGGAACTTTTCAGACAACTCGAATCCGTCCGCTGGGACATGGACAAGGACATTCCCTGGCAGTCGTTCGACGCTTCTTTGCTGACGGAAGAGCAGGCGCAGACCATCAAGATGAATGCCATCACGGAGTGGGCGGCGTTGCCGGCCACCGAGATGTTCCTGCGCGACAACCGCCACGATAGCGACTTTTCGGCTTTCATGTCGATCTGGTTCTTCGAAGAGCAGAAACACTCGCTGGTGCTCATGGAGTACCTCAAGCGCTTCAGCCCCAAGCACGCCCCCACCGAGGCCGAACTGCACGAAGTGCGCTTCGACTTCGACCCGGCGCCCCCGCTCGAAACCCTCATGCTGCACTTCTGCGGCGAGATCCGCCTCAACCACTGGTATCGCCGTGCCGCCCAGTGGCACACCGAGCCGGTCATCAAGCACATCTACACCACGCTGAGCCAGGACGAAGCCCGCCACGGCGGCGCCTACCTGCGCTACATGAAGCGCGCGATGGAAAAGTTCGGCGACGAGGCCCGCTCCGCCTTCACCAAGGTCGGCGTCCTGATGGCCAGCGCCCGCCGCACGGCGCAGGCCCTGCACCCGACGAACCTGCACGTCAACAAGGCGCTGTTCCCCAACGACACCATCCAGAGCCGCATGCCCGACCCTGACTGGCTCGAGCACTGGCTCGACAAGCAGATCAAGTTCGACGCCGTCTGGGAAACCAAGGTCGGCGAGCGCATCCTGCACAACCTGAGCCTGCTCATGAACCGCAGCTTCAAGACGGTCCAGGAACTGAACCGCTACCGCAAGGAACTGGCCGCTTCCCTCGGCCCCAAGCCCGAGTACCAGGGCGCATAA
- a CDS encoding septal ring lytic transglycosylase RlpA family protein, with the protein MADGTRTPMTTALAACAVAVAVFLAGCASGPRSSGSGAATGRDGPGTNIPSDLARVPDAEPRIEPIRTNGGTAKPYSVLGRGYAPITDDQPFRESGLASWYGTKFHAQSTSSGEPYDMYAMTAAHKTLPLPSYVRVRNPANGREVIVRVNDRGPFVDGRVIDLSYTAALKLDLLRGVAPVEIERITNEDIRTGAWRRDSGTAYAAAAPAAVAPAAPFVPVRVASSSRPSNAQQPVVVPAQWATPVATTSSGYNDLPPPASTMPVAPQTPIAAMPPVGAEPESAQSPPSIPPSRPAIVVTDLAPLQAAPSSPPPLPPGAPSPSTALQGFWVQLGAFRERDGAESMLNQAAHGLPSLASQLRVFSEAGTHRLQAGPFPSRSAAGEVVTQLRDSLRIAPMVVERR; encoded by the coding sequence TTGGCTGACGGCACCCGCACCCCCATGACCACCGCGCTGGCCGCCTGCGCGGTGGCCGTCGCCGTCTTCCTCGCGGGTTGCGCGAGCGGTCCGCGCTCCAGCGGGAGCGGTGCCGCCACCGGCCGCGACGGCCCGGGCACGAACATTCCGTCCGACCTGGCGCGCGTGCCCGACGCAGAACCCCGCATCGAGCCCATCCGCACCAACGGCGGCACCGCCAAGCCTTACTCGGTGCTGGGGCGCGGCTATGCGCCGATCACCGACGACCAACCGTTCCGCGAATCGGGACTGGCCTCGTGGTACGGGACCAAATTCCACGCGCAGTCGACATCCAGCGGCGAGCCCTACGACATGTACGCCATGACGGCCGCGCACAAGACGCTGCCGCTGCCAAGCTACGTGCGCGTGCGCAACCCGGCCAACGGACGCGAAGTGATCGTGCGCGTGAACGACCGCGGCCCCTTCGTCGACGGCCGCGTCATCGACCTGAGCTACACCGCCGCGCTGAAGCTCGACCTGCTGCGCGGCGTGGCGCCGGTGGAAATCGAACGCATCACGAACGAAGACATCCGCACCGGTGCATGGCGGCGGGATTCGGGAACGGCTTATGCGGCGGCAGCGCCTGCGGCGGTTGCGCCCGCCGCGCCGTTCGTTCCCGTGCGCGTGGCGTCGTCGTCGCGTCCCTCGAATGCGCAGCAGCCCGTGGTGGTGCCCGCCCAGTGGGCGACGCCGGTCGCCACGACCAGCAGTGGCTACAACGACCTACCGCCGCCCGCGTCCACCATGCCGGTCGCGCCGCAGACGCCGATCGCCGCCATGCCGCCGGTGGGGGCCGAGCCGGAATCGGCGCAGTCGCCGCCGTCCATTCCGCCGTCGCGCCCCGCCATCGTGGTGACCGACCTGGCGCCGCTGCAGGCTGCGCCTTCGTCACCGCCGCCATTGCCCCCGGGCGCACCGTCGCCATCCACGGCGCTGCAGGGCTTCTGGGTGCAGCTCGGCGCGTTTCGCGAACGCGACGGCGCCGAGAGCATGCTGAACCAGGCCGCGCACGGCCTGCCGTCGCTGGCGTCGCAGCTGCGCGTGTTCAGCGAGGCGGGCACGCACCGGCTGCAGGCCGGGCCGTTCCCGTCGCGCAGCGCGGCCGGCGAGGTCGTCACGCAGTTGCGCGACAGCCTGCGCATCGCGCCGATGGTGGTGGAGCGGCGCTGA